One Triticum dicoccoides isolate Atlit2015 ecotype Zavitan chromosome 5B, WEW_v2.0, whole genome shotgun sequence genomic window carries:
- the LOC119310092 gene encoding wall-associated receptor kinase 3-like: MVAVMATAALVVVASGAASPAPIGKRGCETRCGDVSVPYPFGFGQDRCSAAPGFKLNCVHGNTTDMSSGGAGTRLLLGDHGDFEVKEISVKNRTIRGLSRPVFINATINNTGHSTVRSMGFGDNRWQYFLPPTSTELVVTGCNVQVTLLFTSPSSTYGYTTGCCSHCNSSGVLTADDVRNNYMVGYCTTPVFWYLASYDVELKRVDGSSAINDNLPVYAFIAEEGWFGPHRAADLMNLGAERSVYGSKANKDDHLLAPLVLGWACPNDGTCNASVSANTNCSTPFEGAQYVCGCNPGYKGNPYLTDGCQDIDECEQPKDHGCFGEFIGLSVAIGPSLILFFLAGLLIARKLKHHRAEKLKRKFFNQNHGQLLQQLVSQRSDIGERMIIPLKEIEKATNNFDQTRKLGGGGHGTVYKGILSDLHVVAIKKSNIMVQREIDEFINELAILSQINHRNIVKLHGCCLETEVPLLAYEFVSNGTLGDHLHNESHKSISWSDRLRIGSEVGRAIAYLHSAVSVPVIHRDIKSSNILLDDAFTAKVSDFGASRYIPINQTGRTATAVQGTIGYLDPMYYYTGRLSEKSDVYSFGILLVELLTRKMPIMYRTSEGDGVVAQFVELLEEGKLVDILDSQVVEEGGSEVEEVAVLAASCIKLRGEERPTMRQVEMALEGIQANKQLIINDLTGEQNEEEDSISTSLSLEDVS; encoded by the exons ATGGTGGCGGTGATGGCAACAGCTGCACTCGTGGTAGTAGCCAGCGGAGCAGCATCACCGGCCCCAATAGGGAAACGCGGCTGCGAAACGAGGTGCGGCGACGTGAGCGTGCCGTACCCGTTCGGCTTCGGCCAGGACAGGTGCTCCGCGGCGCCAGGCTTCAAGCTCAACTGCGTCCACGGCAACACTACCGATATGAGCTCAGGAGGAGCAGGCACACGGCTCCTCCTGGGCGACCATGGAGACTTCGAGGTAAAGGAGATCTCGGTGAAAAACAGGACGATTCGTGGGCTCAGCCGCCCTGTCTTCATCAACGCCACTATCAACAACACCGGCCACAGTACCGTGAGGTCTATGGGCTTCGGAGACAACCGCTGGCAGTACTTCCTGCCGCCGACCAGCACCGAGCTGGTGGTTACGGGGTGCAACGTGCAGGTGACGCTGCTCTTCACGTCTCCTAGCAGCACCTACGGCTACACCACCGGCTGCTGCTCTCACTGCAACAGCAGTGGTGTGCTCACCGCCGACGACGTCCGGAATAACTATATGGTCGGCTACTGCACTACGCCGGTCTTCTGGTACCTCGCTTCCTATGACGTGGAGCTCAAGCGGGTCGACGGGAGCAGCGCCATTAACGACAATCTACCCGTCTACGCGTTCATCGCCGAGGAAGGTTGGTTTGGTCCGCACCGGGCCGCTGATCTTATGAATCTAGGCGCCGAGCGTTCCGTTTACGGATCCAAGGCCAACAAGGATGATCATCTGTTGGCTCCCCTGGTCCTCGGCTGGGCATGTCCCAACGACGGAACCTGCAACGCCTCCGTCAGCGCCAACACCAACTGCAGCACCCCCTTTGAAGGAGCTCAGTACGTTTGCGGCTGCAATCCTGGCTACAAGGGTAACCCTTATCTCACTGATGGATGCCAAG ATATCGACGAGTGCGAGCAGCCAAAGGACCATGGCTGTTTCGGCGAGT TTATTGGTCTCTCCGTTGCAATTGGGCCATCCCTTATTCTCTTCTTTCTGGCTGGATTGTTAATAGCTCGTAAGCTTAAGCATCACAGGGCTGAAAAGTTGAAACGGAAGTTCTTCAATCAAAATCACGGACAACTATTGCAACAGCTAGTGTCTCAAAGATCTGACATTGGTGAGAGGATGATCATCCCCCTAAAAGAGATAGAGAAGGCCACAAACAATTTTGATCAAACTCGTAAACTTGGTGGCGGAGGGCATGGTACTGTTTACAAAGGAATTTTGTCAGATTTACATGTTGTGGCCATAAAAAAGTCAAATATTATGGTCCAGAGAGAAATTGATGAGTTCATAAATGAGCTTGCCATACTATCACAAATCAACCATAGGAATATTGTCAAGCTTCATGGTTGTTGTCTCGAGACAGAAGTCCCACTGTTGGCATATGAATTCGTTTCCAATGGAACCCTGGGTGATCATCTTCATAATGAATCACACAAATCAATATCTTGGAGTGACAGGCTAAGGATTGGAAGTGAAGTAGGAAGAGCTATAGCTTACCTTCATTCTGCGGTTTCAGTCCCTGTAATACATAGAGACATCAAGTCTTCTAACATACTTCTTGATGATGCTTTCACGGCAAAAGTATCAGACTTTGGAGCTTCAAGGTACATTCCTATCAATCAGACAGGTAGAACAGCAACAGCGGTGCAAGGAACTATAGGATATTTGGATCCTATGTACTACTACACAGGGCGGCTGTCAGAAAAGAGCGATGTTTATAGCTTCGGAATCCTTCTTGTGGAGTTGCTTACAAGGAAGATGCCAATCATGTACAGAACCTCAGAAGGTGATGGAGTTGTTGCACAATTTGTTGAACTCCTAGAGGAAGGCAAACTTGTTGACATACTAGATTCCCAAGTTGTAGAGGAGGGAGGTAGTGAAGTTGAAGAAGTAGCTGTTCTCGCTGCATCATGTATAAAGTTAAGAGGAGAGGAGAGGCCTACCATGAGGCAAGTGGAGATGGCACTCGAAGGCATTCAAGCAAACAAGCAGCTCATCATAAATGATTTGACGGGCGAGcaaaatgaagaagaagactcaATTTCAACCAGCTTGAGCTTGGAGGATGTGAGCTGA